A genomic region of Dreissena polymorpha isolate Duluth1 chromosome 4, UMN_Dpol_1.0, whole genome shotgun sequence contains the following coding sequences:
- the LOC127879134 gene encoding alkaline phosphatase-like, with amino-acid sequence MLICTVLFALTLTKVCLAAAGPNIPTQELDPQFWNRMAKSQINARLKMSHNYNTAKNVIFFIGDGLGPTTVTAARILKGQLAGQPGEETVLAFERFPNVALSKTYNVDRQTPDSAGTASAMLSGVKTNYYLIGLNARASRADCEGSKGKEMDTILDWAVRAGKRTGIVTTARITHATPAAAYAHAADRYWEGDVNTKGITSCRDIAQQLVDDNADINVLFGGGRRHFLPNTTADPETNTIDKNHRQDGRNLIEDWTKYQTSRGRRSAYVWNLDQFNAVNPTDTDYMLGLFEPNHMQYELERNTSREPSIAMMTQKAIEVLRKGDNGYFLLVEGARIDHAHHDSLAKKALHETISFEAAISQAVAMTNQEDTLIVVTGDHSHAFDIQGYSYRGLDILGLADPLEEDEPTLDQKPYTILQYGNGPGYETPRKNLTGVDTHGNNYIFPSGVPVEWETHGGEDVAIYAQGPMAHLFYGVQEQNYIAHVMAYSACIGPYTTSCDHGQPIECTSGCEHVSLHIYAFIALLFVSLV; translated from the exons ATGCTTATTTGCACAGTTTTATTCGCGCTGACTCTGACAAAAGTGTGCCTAGCGGCCGCGGGTCCAAATATTCCCACCCAAGAATTAG ACCCGCAGTTTTGGAATCGAATGGCAAAGAGTCAGATCAACGCTCGGTTGAAGATGTCTCACAACTACAACACAGCGAAGAACGTCATATTCTTTATTG GAGACGGCCTGGGACCTACTACCGTGACGGCGGCCCGGATACTCAAGGGGCAGCTGGCGGGGCAGCCAGGGGAGGAAACCGTGCTCGCCTTCGAACGCTTCCCAAACGTCGCCCTTTCTAAG ACGTACAATGTTGACCGCCAGACTCCAGATTCTGCCGGAACTGCCTCCGCCATGTTGAGCGGCGTCAAAACCAACTACTATTTGATCGGCCTCAACGCCCGGGCCAGCAGGGCGGACTGCGAGGGTTCAAAGGGCAAGGAGATGGACACCATCTTAGACTGGGCCGTCAGGGCAG GCAAACGCACCGGAATAGTAACGACTGCCAGGATCACTCACGCCACGCCGGCGGCCGCTTACGCTCACGCCGCCGACAGATACTGGGAGGGTGACGTGAATACAAAGGGCATCACCAGCTGTCGGGACATCGCACAACAGCTGGTGGACGACAACGCCGACATCAAT GTGCTTTTCGGCGGTGGGCGTCGCCACTTCCTGCCTAACACTACGGCGGACCCGGAAACGAACACAATAGACAAAAACCACAGACAAGATGGACGCAATCTTATTGAA GACTGGACGAAGTACCAGACGTCACGGGGACGCCGGTCGGCCTACGTGTGGAACCTGGACCAGTTCAATGCCGTCAATCCCACCGACACCGACTATATGCTCG GCCTGTTCGAGCCGAACCACATGCAGTACGAGCTGGAGCGTAACACGAGCCGGGAGCCGTCCATCGCCATGATGACACAGAAAGCCATTGAGGTGCTCCGAAAAGGGGACAATGGCTACTTCCTCCTCGTAGAGG GTGCGCGCATCGATCATGCTCATCACGACAGCTTGGCGAAGAAAGCGCTTCACGAGACGATTTCATTCGAAGCCGCGATCAGCCAGGCGGTTGCAATGACCAATCAGGAAGATACTCTCATTGTCGTCACGGGAGACCACTCTCATGCCTTCGATATTCAGGGCTATTCTTACCGAGGCCTTGATATTCTGG GACTGGCCGATCCATTAGAGGAGGACGAACCGACCCTGGACCAGAAGCCCTACACCATCCTTCAATACGGCAACGGACCCGGATACGAGACGCCTCGGAAGAACCTCACCGGCGTCGACACAC ACGGCAACAACTACATCTTTCCTAGCGGAGTTCCGGTCGAGTGGGAGACCCACGGGGGCGAGGACGTGGCTATATACGCACAGGGGCCCATGGCTCACCTGTTTTATGGAGTCCAG GAACAAAACTACATCGCTCACGTGATGGCATACTCGGCATGCATTGGTCCGTACACCACATCATGTGATCACGGCCAACCAATAGAATGCACCAGCGGCTGTGAACACGTTTCTCTTCACATATATGCGTTTATTGCTCTATTGTTTGTTTCGTTGGTGTAA